A window of Ranitomeya variabilis isolate aRanVar5 chromosome 2, aRanVar5.hap1, whole genome shotgun sequence contains these coding sequences:
- the TNFSF10 gene encoding tumor necrosis factor ligand superfamily member 10 isoform X2, protein MGSPARIARNQMNENYIRSNIACLVGEDFSYVFQAASVHSGDDNEPCREVKKQVQRLIRNILEEKYGVEITSLIKEKVSNVLPVSVAEKQVYAGSMIAAHVTGDSKKAKTAVKVLPNGHYSGHKIIGWSNNTLSDMNSIKVQNGELVIAKSGFYYIYAQTYFRQQDAEVKEKQLMQHIYKMTSYRDPIELMKNVKTTCWSKDAEYGLLSIYQGGVFKLNEKDRLFVTVNHDHILDMDEKATFFGAFLLF, encoded by the exons ATGGGAAGTCCCGCACGGATAGCCAGGAACCAG ATGAATGAAAACTACATAAGAAGCAATATTGCCTGTTTGGTAGGCGAAGACTTCAGTTATGTGTTTCAAGCAGCAAGCGTCCATAGTGGTGATGACAATGAACCATGTAGAGAAGTGAAGAAACAAGTCCAACGTCTTATCAGAAAT ATTTTGGAGGAAAAGTATGGAGTTGAAATAACATCACTGATTAAAG AAAAGGTTTCCAATGTTCTCCCAGTCTCTGTTGCTGAGAAGCAAGTCTACGCTGGCTCAATGATTGCTGCCCATGTCACTGGGGATAGTAAGAAAGCCAAGACTGCCGTAAAAG TTTTACCAAATGGGCATTACAGTGGGCATAAAATAATTGGATGGTCTAATAATACCCTGTCAGATATGAACAGCATCAAAGTACAAAATGGAGAACTGGTCATTGCAAAAAGTGGCTTTTATTATATCTATGCCCAGACGTATTTCCGTCAGCAGGATGCTGAAGTGAAAGAAAAACAATTAATGCAACACATTTACAAAATGACAAGCTATCGTGATCCCATAGAactaatgaaaaatgtaaaaacaacATGTTGGTCAAAAGATGCGGAGTATGGACTTCTTTCCATTTATCAAGGCGGTGTGTTCAAGCTAAATGAAAAAGATCGGTTATTTGTCACTGTAAATCATGATCATATCCTTGATATggatgaaaaagcaacatttttcGGTGCTTTCTTATTATTCTGA